The genomic stretch CTGTCGTTACCTTTTCGTGTAGACTTTCTAATCTGATTCTTTCTAACATGTAATATTGATTTTTATTAAACCACCATTACTTAGGATGTGTTATGAAAAATAATGATGGTCATATATGTGAACCATACCTTACAAATTTACAAAAAAAGACGCTTTAAATAAAGGATTTAAAGCGTCTTTTGTATGTATTTACTAATAGTTTTTTCTCAATGATAAGAAAGATATTCTACTGTTTTATTCCAACCATGAAGTTTTATAGGACGGATCTTCCACTTTTAAAGCTTCTTCCGTTATTTTTAAAGGACGGAAAGGGTCTACCATTACGGCATATTCTTCTGTGAATTTTTTGCCGATACTTCTTTCCATTGCTCCTGGGTGAGGACCATGAACAATTCCACCTGGGTGCAGGGTGAAATCCATTAAATCAATATGATTACGGCTCATAAAATCACCCTCTGTGTAGAACAGGACCTCATCAGAATCAATATTAGAGTGATTATAAGGTGCTGGAATTGCCATTGGATGATAGTCATACATTCTTGCACAGAATGAACATACTACAAAGTTATGGGCTTCAAAATTCTGGTGAACCGGTGGCGGTTGGTGAATTCTTCCCGTAATTGGTTCGAAATTTTTAATATTAAATTTATAAGGATAAAAATAGCCGTCCCAGCCTACCACATCAAATGGGTGTGTTGCATAGATGAAATCGGTAATTTGGTTTTCCTTTTTTACTTTGATCAGGAATTCTCCTTTTTCATCCTTAGGTTCTTTGAAAGTAGGAGCAATAATATCTCTTTCGCAGAATGGGGAATGTTCCAAAAGCTGTCCGAATTCATTTCTGTATCTTTTGGGAGTATAAATAGGAGAGTGGCTTTCCAATACGAAGAATACTGTATTTTCAGACTGTAATTCCACCTGGTAAATAGTTCCTCTAGGGATAATAAGATAATCGCCGGTTACAAACTCAAGATCTCCCACAAAAGTTTTCAGAATCCCGGTTCCTTCATGGACGAATAACAGTTCGTCACATTCAGCATTTTTGTAGAAATAATCCATTGATTTTCTTGGTTTTGCCAATCCCATTTTCAGATCGTTATTCATCAAAAGGATCTTACGGCTGTCCATGAAATCATCTTCAGGAGTTACATTCATTCCTTTGAACATTCTTGGCGTAATGTTTTTCTCCACCGCAATTTTTGGCGTTACATCTTTCGGTTCTCCGATTGATTTAATCTGGGTAGGACGGTGAATATGGTACAATAGAGAAGAGATCCCATGAAAACCTTCGGTTCCGAAAAGTTGTTCATAGTAAAATTTATCTTCCGGAGATTTAAAGACTGTATGTCTTTTTTGTGGGATGTTTCCCGATAGATGATATCTCATTTTACTTTCATATCTAGTTTCTCAAATTTAATCATTTTTCATGAATTGGCTCAATCAAATATTTATTGGTAAGTTTTGTATTTCAAAAATAATTGTTAGATTTGTCTAACAATTTTAATTTCATGAAGCGAATATTATTTTCTATTACTTTTTTATCCTCCTATTGTTTTGCCCAGGAGACAGACAGTTTAAATTTAAATCAACATAAAAACACTGATTCTGTAAAGGTTTCAAAGAAGGAATTTAAAACGAGTACTATTGATGATGTAGTGGTTACCGGAACCATAAAACCGATGAGCAGATCCAAAAGCCCGGTGGCTGTTGAGATCTACAGCCAGAAATTTTTTCAAAAAAATCCTACTCCCAGTATTTTTGAAGCTATTAGTATGGTGAATGGAGTAAAGCCGCAATTGAACTGTTCAGTGTGCAATACCGGAGATATTCACATTAATGGTCTTGAAGGTCCATACACTATGATTTTGATTGATGGAATGCCGATCGTTAGCTCACTTTCTACAGTTTATGGATTGAGTGGGATTCCAAACAGCCTTGTAGATAGAATAGAAGTGGTAAAAGGTCCTGCTTCCTCAATTTATGGTTCTGAAGCAATGGGAGGAGTCATTAATATCATTACAAAAAATGCTTTAACGGCTCCTAAGCTGAGCGTAGATATGATGACGAGTTCGTGGGCTGAGAATAATCTGGATCTTTCCACAAAGTTTAATCTTGGAAAGAATATCGCTTCATTATTGAGTTTAAATTATTTCAGCTTTAAGGAAAGAATAGACCAGAATAAAGATAATTTTACGGATAGTACTCTACAGGATAGAATTTCAGTTTTTAACAAATGGAATTTTAAAAGAAAAGAAAACAGACAGGCCAGTTTTGCGCTAAGATATTTGTATGAAGACCGTTTTGGAGGTGAAATGCAATGGAATAAATCTTTCCGCGGAAGTGATGAGGTGTATGGTGAAAGTATTTATACCAACAGAGCAGAAGTTTTCGGACTGTATGAATGGCCAATGAAAGAGCATATTGTCACTCAGTTTTCTTATAATTATCATGACCAGAACTCTTTTTACGGAGCGAATCCGTTCAATGCTTTACAAAAAGTAGCCTTTGTACAGACGTATTGGGATAGAAGTTTCGGAAAACATGATATCACGGCCGG from Chryseobacterium indologenes encodes the following:
- a CDS encoding homogentisate 1,2-dioxygenase; protein product: MRYHLSGNIPQKRHTVFKSPEDKFYYEQLFGTEGFHGISSLLYHIHRPTQIKSIGEPKDVTPKIAVEKNITPRMFKGMNVTPEDDFMDSRKILLMNNDLKMGLAKPRKSMDYFYKNAECDELLFVHEGTGILKTFVGDLEFVTGDYLIIPRGTIYQVELQSENTVFFVLESHSPIYTPKRYRNEFGQLLEHSPFCERDIIAPTFKEPKDEKGEFLIKVKKENQITDFIYATHPFDVVGWDGYFYPYKFNIKNFEPITGRIHQPPPVHQNFEAHNFVVCSFCARMYDYHPMAIPAPYNHSNIDSDEVLFYTEGDFMSRNHIDLMDFTLHPGGIVHGPHPGAMERSIGKKFTEEYAVMVDPFRPLKITEEALKVEDPSYKTSWLE
- a CDS encoding TonB-dependent receptor plug domain-containing protein, with translation MKRILFSITFLSSYCFAQETDSLNLNQHKNTDSVKVSKKEFKTSTIDDVVVTGTIKPMSRSKSPVAVEIYSQKFFQKNPTPSIFEAISMVNGVKPQLNCSVCNTGDIHINGLEGPYTMILIDGMPIVSSLSTVYGLSGIPNSLVDRIEVVKGPASSIYGSEAMGGVINIITKNALTAPKLSVDMMTSSWAENNLDLSTKFNLGKNIASLLSLNYFSFKERIDQNKDNFTDSTLQDRISVFNKWNFKRKENRQASFALRYLYEDRFGGEMQWNKSFRGSDEVYGESIYTNRAEVFGLYEWPMKEHIVTQFSYNYHDQNSFYGANPFNALQKVAFVQTYWDRSFGKHDITAGITFKRTFYDDNTPGTLASDGVTNAPMKSPIWGVFVQDQWEINDKNTLLLGYRYDYDKVHHSVHSPRFAWKFSPNPYHTLRFNFGTGFRVVNLFTEDHAALTGSREVVVKSDLQPERSVNGNVNYIWKIPVGNRMVNLDASAFYTYFSNKIVGDFDSDPNKIVYDNLHGYGISRGASLNVDFSFSFPLSVNLGVTYLDVYQKYDNEEQKTQQLHAPKWSGTYNLTYKFPSNLTIDFTGQFYGPMRLPVLPNDFRPEYSPFYSLANIQVSKSFKSGFEVYCGVKNLFNFTPKDPLMRPFDPFDKHIDDPVSNPNHYTFDTAYGYAPMQGIRGFLGVKYTLK